From the genome of Lotus japonicus ecotype B-129 chromosome 6, LjGifu_v1.2, one region includes:
- the LOC130724036 gene encoding putative Myb family transcription factor At1g14600 — protein sequence MKNCSTRNGGDTRKYHKSEQPRLRWTLDLHEHFVEAVESLGGKQKATPKRILQLMNNVKGLRISHIKSHLQMYRNVKGRRHTMYELQKENAQVSDLPICSRSSLRTKLSVSKYETDYDLNQEPESSACLLSDISNDEEESSRTMKFLDERMMHSDHERMHTEDNHVVDSSSVQTHGSNSINLDLAI from the exons atgaagaattgtaGTACGAGAAATGGTGGCGACACAAGGAAATACCACAAATCGGAGCAACCACGCCTGAGGTGGACACTTGATCTCCATGAACACTTTGTTGAAGCTGTGGAAAGTCTAGGGGGAAAACAAA AGGCAACTCCAAAGCGCATTTTGCAGCTAATGAATAATGTCAAAGGACTCAGGATCTCTCACATTAAAAGCCATCTTCAG ATGTACAGAAACGTGAAGGGTCGACGACACACGATGTATGAGTTGCAGAAAGAAAATGCACAAGTTAGCGACCTTCCAATCTGCTCCAGATCATCACTAAGAACAAAATTAAGTGTATCAAAATATGAAACTGATTATGATCTGAATCAG GAGCCCGAGTCAAGTGCATGCTTACTTAGTGACATTtcaaatgatgaagaagaaagtagTCGGACAATGAAATTTCTAGATGAACGAATGATGCATAGTGATCATGAACGAATGCATACAGAAGATAACCATGTAGTTGATTCTAGTTCTGTACAAACTCATGGGAGCAATAGTATAAATTTAGACCTAGCAATTTGA